A DNA window from Pristis pectinata isolate sPriPec2 chromosome 29, sPriPec2.1.pri, whole genome shotgun sequence contains the following coding sequences:
- the LOC127584222 gene encoding heterogeneous nuclear ribonucleoprotein H3-like isoform X2: protein MTSRRWAGGADGERGAEDTFLIRPSLDIQMEENFVVRIRGLPWSCTADEVLRFFSDCKILNGTAGIHFTYLREGRPSGEAFVQLETEEDVKCALAKDRESMGHRYIEVFETKATEMDWVLKHVNPSQTESTSDGTVRLRGLPFGCSKEEILQFFTGLEIVPNGITLPVDYQGRSTGEAFVQFASKEIAEKALGKHKERIGHRYIEIFRSSRGEVRAYHDPPRRLMGQRPGPYDRPMGGRSGYGGPGPMRGDMFDRSRRGSAYGGGYGNFDDYGYNDYGYGRDGYGHNMRGVGMMDRGMGNRGYGGAGDASPLFQNGTGHYVHMRGLPFRASEGDVADFFSPLIPVKISFEYGSDGRLTGEADVEFATHEDAVAAMSKDKAHMQHRYIELFLDSTANMGSGYGAHRMGAMGMDHYAAGNQGGYGHNGQSMGNSYGNMGNSYAGYGNAGNARGYGYGGIAGGYSSNPNQNMAMGSLDTNMAGWRM from the exons ATGACGTCAAGGCGCTGGGCGGGCGGAGCAGACGGTGAGCGGGGAGCTGAAG aCACTTTCTTGATAAGACCGTCATTGGACATTCAAATGGAGGAAAATTTTGTTGTCAGAATTCGTGGACTTCCATGGTCCTGCACAGCTGATGAAGTCTTGCGATTCTTCTCAG ATTGCAAAATATTAAATGGAACTGCAGGGATACACTTCACTTATTTGAGAGAAGGCCGTCCAAGTGGGGAAGCTTTTGTTCAGCTAGAAACTGAGGAAGATGTAAAATGTGCCCTCGCAAAAGATCGAGAAAGCATGGGGCATAGGTACATTGAAG TGTTTGAAACGAAAGCCACTGAAATGGACTGGGTACTAAAACACGTTAACCCAAGTCAAACAGAATCAACAAGTGATGGAACAGTACGCCTTAGAGGCTTGCCATTTGGATGCAGCAAAGAGGAAATCTTGCAATTTTTCACAG GGTTGGAAATCGTGCCAAATGGGATAACATTGCCGGTGGACTACCAGGGGAGAAGCACGGGGGAAGCCTTCGTGCAGTTTGCATCAAAGGAGATAGCTGAAAAAGCACTGGGGAAACACAAGGAAAGAATAGGGCACAG GTATATTGAAATCTTCAGAAGCAGTAGAGGGGAGGTTCGAGCTTATCATGATCCTCCAAGAAGGTTAATGGGACAACGTCCAGGACCCTACGACAGGCCAATGGGTGGAAGAAGTGGCTATGGTGGTCCAGGCccaatgagaggagacatgtttGACCGTTCACGCCGAGGCTCTGCTTATGGTGGTG GTTATGGCAACTTCGATGATTATGGTTATAATGATTATGGTTATGGACGTGATGGATATGGACACAATATGAGAGGAGTTGGAATGATGGATAGAG GGATGGGAAACCGTGGttatggtggagcaggagatgccaGTCCACTCTTTCAGAATGGTACAGGTCATTATGTACATATGAGAGGATTACCTTTTAGAGCTTCAGAAGGTGATGTTGCTGAT TTTTtctcaccactgattcctgtgaAGATCAGCTTCGAATATGGCTCAGATGGTCGCCTGACTGGAGAAGCTGATGTTGAGTTTGCTACTCATGAAGATGCTGTTGCGGCCATGTCCAAAGACAAAGCACATATGC AACATCGATATATTGAGCTTTTCCTGGACTCAACTGCCAATATGGGAAGTGGCTATGGAGCTCATAGAATGGGTGCTATGGGTATGGATCATTATGCTGCAG GTAATCAAGGAGGCTATGGGCATAATGGTCAGAGTATGGGAAATAGCTATGGCAACATGGGAAATAGTTATGCGGGctatggaaatgctggaaatgcacgtGGATATG GCTATGGTGGTATCGCAGGAGGATATTCCAGTAATCCAAATCAGAACATGGCAATGGGTAGCTTGGACACAAACATGGCTGGATGGAGAATGTAA
- the LOC127584222 gene encoding heterogeneous nuclear ribonucleoprotein H3-like isoform X1 — protein MEGGGLGALLSHSTLPGSEDPLPIPPSSVLRLPGTVAGAPDTFLIRPSLDIQMEENFVVRIRGLPWSCTADEVLRFFSDCKILNGTAGIHFTYLREGRPSGEAFVQLETEEDVKCALAKDRESMGHRYIEVFETKATEMDWVLKHVNPSQTESTSDGTVRLRGLPFGCSKEEILQFFTGLEIVPNGITLPVDYQGRSTGEAFVQFASKEIAEKALGKHKERIGHRYIEIFRSSRGEVRAYHDPPRRLMGQRPGPYDRPMGGRSGYGGPGPMRGDMFDRSRRGSAYGGGYGNFDDYGYNDYGYGRDGYGHNMRGVGMMDRGMGNRGYGGAGDASPLFQNGTGHYVHMRGLPFRASEGDVADFFSPLIPVKISFEYGSDGRLTGEADVEFATHEDAVAAMSKDKAHMQHRYIELFLDSTANMGSGYGAHRMGAMGMDHYAAGNQGGYGHNGQSMGNSYGNMGNSYAGYGNAGNARGYGYGGIAGGYSSNPNQNMAMGSLDTNMAGWRM, from the exons ATGGAGGGCGGAGGCCTCGGCGCCCTGCTCTCTCACTCGACGCTTCCCGGCTCTGAGGACCCGCTTCCCATTCCTCCGTCTTCCGTCCTGCGGCTCCCCGGGACGGTGGCAGGGGCGCCAG aCACTTTCTTGATAAGACCGTCATTGGACATTCAAATGGAGGAAAATTTTGTTGTCAGAATTCGTGGACTTCCATGGTCCTGCACAGCTGATGAAGTCTTGCGATTCTTCTCAG ATTGCAAAATATTAAATGGAACTGCAGGGATACACTTCACTTATTTGAGAGAAGGCCGTCCAAGTGGGGAAGCTTTTGTTCAGCTAGAAACTGAGGAAGATGTAAAATGTGCCCTCGCAAAAGATCGAGAAAGCATGGGGCATAGGTACATTGAAG TGTTTGAAACGAAAGCCACTGAAATGGACTGGGTACTAAAACACGTTAACCCAAGTCAAACAGAATCAACAAGTGATGGAACAGTACGCCTTAGAGGCTTGCCATTTGGATGCAGCAAAGAGGAAATCTTGCAATTTTTCACAG GGTTGGAAATCGTGCCAAATGGGATAACATTGCCGGTGGACTACCAGGGGAGAAGCACGGGGGAAGCCTTCGTGCAGTTTGCATCAAAGGAGATAGCTGAAAAAGCACTGGGGAAACACAAGGAAAGAATAGGGCACAG GTATATTGAAATCTTCAGAAGCAGTAGAGGGGAGGTTCGAGCTTATCATGATCCTCCAAGAAGGTTAATGGGACAACGTCCAGGACCCTACGACAGGCCAATGGGTGGAAGAAGTGGCTATGGTGGTCCAGGCccaatgagaggagacatgtttGACCGTTCACGCCGAGGCTCTGCTTATGGTGGTG GTTATGGCAACTTCGATGATTATGGTTATAATGATTATGGTTATGGACGTGATGGATATGGACACAATATGAGAGGAGTTGGAATGATGGATAGAG GGATGGGAAACCGTGGttatggtggagcaggagatgccaGTCCACTCTTTCAGAATGGTACAGGTCATTATGTACATATGAGAGGATTACCTTTTAGAGCTTCAGAAGGTGATGTTGCTGAT TTTTtctcaccactgattcctgtgaAGATCAGCTTCGAATATGGCTCAGATGGTCGCCTGACTGGAGAAGCTGATGTTGAGTTTGCTACTCATGAAGATGCTGTTGCGGCCATGTCCAAAGACAAAGCACATATGC AACATCGATATATTGAGCTTTTCCTGGACTCAACTGCCAATATGGGAAGTGGCTATGGAGCTCATAGAATGGGTGCTATGGGTATGGATCATTATGCTGCAG GTAATCAAGGAGGCTATGGGCATAATGGTCAGAGTATGGGAAATAGCTATGGCAACATGGGAAATAGTTATGCGGGctatggaaatgctggaaatgcacgtGGATATG GCTATGGTGGTATCGCAGGAGGATATTCCAGTAATCCAAATCAGAACATGGCAATGGGTAGCTTGGACACAAACATGGCTGGATGGAGAATGTAA